The following are encoded together in the Diabrotica undecimpunctata isolate CICGRU chromosome 7, icDiaUnde3, whole genome shotgun sequence genome:
- the LOC140446351 gene encoding uncharacterized protein produces the protein MVLQCCICKKKTKYLHPDLSFHLFPNNIDDRTIWVANLGENIKVSKYSRICSTHFRLGDFEIKPSGKNFLKIGAIPVSEVDSELVLRSETSSKRLFVDTPEDNASHLNFKYNVNAPGPSSIKRSKVILDRQASTNSSSDTGSVENFEMDIDPAGRSLKSTKRMKKEQLLLKYLLAEEIEDEEMLSVQSLEKHAIFKRRQEEG, from the exons atggtgctacagtgttgcatttgcaaaaaaaaaacgaaatatttacatcccgATCTCTCATTTCATTT gtttccaaataatattgacgATCGAACTATTTGGGTAGCAAATTTAGGAGAAAACATAAAGGTTTCAAAATATTCCAGGATCTGTTCTACCCACTTCAGATTAGGAGATTTTGAAATTAAACCAAGTGgcaaaaattttttgaaaattggtGCTATTCCAGTGTCTGAAGTTGATTCAGAATTAGTGTTAAG ATCAGAAACTAGTAGTAAGAGATTATTTGTAGATACGCCAGAAGACAATGCATCACATCTTAATTTTAAGTACAATGTGAATGCTCCAGGTCCTTCATCAATAAAAAG GTCTAAGGTAATACTTGATAGACAAGCTTCAACCAATTCATCATCTGATACAGGTTCAGTTGAGAATTTTGAGATGGACATTGATCCTGCAGGTCGTTCACTTAAGAG CACTAAGCGTATGAAAAAGGAACAATTATTGCTAAAATACCTGCTAGCAGAAGAAATAGAGGACGAAGAAATGTTAAGTGTTCAAAGTTTAGAAAAACATGCAATATTTAAAAGAAGACAAGAAGAAGGATAg